A genomic segment from Desulfurispirillum indicum S5 encodes:
- the xthA gene encoding exodeoxyribonuclease III encodes MQTFICFNINGIRAHFHQLEAIIQKYQPDVIGLQETKVSDELFPVDAIRELGYCSEFHGQPGHYGVALLSRAQPNSVRKSFPGDGPDVQRRFIGADYALSDGSRITVLNGYFPQGESRDHPQKFPAKEKFYADLTAYLQQCHQPAQQLLLMGDMNIAPTDSDVGIGEDNARRWLRSGKCCFLPEERLWYQSLTDWGLRDAHRLLFPDMQELSWFDYRSRGFEREPKRGLRIDHMLVTTPLEEKLLDGGIDYEIRALEKPSDHCPIWVKIRLS; translated from the coding sequence ATGCAAACCTTTATCTGTTTCAATATCAATGGAATCCGCGCCCACTTCCACCAGCTCGAAGCCATTATCCAGAAGTATCAGCCAGATGTCATCGGCCTGCAGGAGACCAAGGTCAGCGATGAGCTCTTTCCTGTGGACGCCATCAGGGAACTTGGCTATTGCAGTGAATTTCACGGGCAGCCAGGGCACTATGGCGTGGCCCTGCTTTCACGCGCACAGCCTAACAGTGTGCGCAAGTCCTTTCCCGGCGATGGCCCCGATGTCCAACGCCGCTTTATCGGCGCTGATTATGCCCTTTCCGATGGCAGTCGCATCACCGTGCTCAATGGGTACTTTCCCCAGGGGGAGAGTCGCGACCACCCCCAGAAGTTTCCCGCCAAGGAGAAGTTCTATGCGGACCTTACTGCTTATCTGCAGCAGTGCCATCAGCCAGCGCAGCAGCTGCTGCTGATGGGGGATATGAACATAGCTCCGACCGATTCCGATGTGGGTATTGGCGAAGACAACGCGCGCCGCTGGCTGCGCAGCGGGAAGTGCTGCTTCCTCCCCGAAGAGCGCCTGTGGTACCAGAGCTTAACCGACTGGGGATTGCGCGACGCACATCGGCTGCTCTTTCCCGACATGCAGGAGCTCAGCTGGTTTGACTACCGCAGCCGTGGGTTTGAGCGCGAACCCAAGCGGGGGCTGCGCATCGATCACATGCTGGTTACCACTCCCCTTGAAGAAAAACTCCTCGATGGTGGCATCGATTACGAGATTCGCGCTCTGGAAAAACCGTCGGATCATTGCCCCATCTGGGTGAAAATTCGACTTTCGTGA
- a CDS encoding c-type heme family protein: protein MSGERNGSRTENDRRTLTQDMALVRRIALSGLLVWLVLISSSLAWNLHHMRSITHKLVKNTAIANFNKDQAFRAWATEHGGIYVPSNERTPPNPYLYHIPERDIATPSGQPLTLMNPAYMLRQVVDEFSELYGIKGRITSLDPLRPSNTPDEWERSALLSFEAGSRESFEFSTIEGEAYFRLMRPMMTVEGCLKCHAHQGYVVGQVRGGVSISVPLAPYYALESNTITYLILTHGLIFLVGLVGLFVAFQMLVRWIERNHEQREKLHDTLERQASIISEAVQTTRQQEQVIADQNRQQAMNRLLVDLAHHWRQPLNVAAMCMQELEELEQMGLLTKEVMSERIEQALAEIFRLSETITQFTDFYGSQQSSREDYGLRSLCEQAFKLASSGRAPLPELRCHIDPDLHVNVYRKDVVEIFIVLFRNILDAMQQRGLSEVHVLVRAELDPASGNLSVSVADNAGGIDNELLPRIFEPYVTTAFKSRHKGMGLYLCRRIVEDRYSGDMGVENSDQGACFHFTLKHVQVWGTGS from the coding sequence ATGAGCGGTGAGCGCAATGGATCCCGGACAGAAAACGACAGGCGCACGCTCACCCAGGATATGGCGCTGGTGCGCCGCATCGCCTTGTCGGGTCTGCTGGTGTGGCTTGTGCTTATCTCCAGTTCCCTGGCCTGGAACCTCCACCACATGCGCTCCATTACCCATAAACTGGTGAAAAATACCGCCATTGCCAACTTCAATAAGGATCAGGCGTTTCGCGCCTGGGCCACGGAGCATGGCGGTATCTATGTTCCCTCCAATGAACGCACGCCACCGAATCCCTATCTGTACCATATTCCCGAGAGGGACATCGCAACGCCATCCGGTCAGCCCCTTACCCTGATGAATCCGGCCTATATGCTGCGCCAGGTTGTCGATGAGTTCAGCGAGCTCTATGGCATCAAAGGGCGCATCACCAGTCTTGATCCCCTGCGGCCTTCCAACACTCCCGATGAGTGGGAGCGCAGTGCGTTGCTGAGCTTTGAAGCAGGCTCGCGGGAGTCTTTTGAATTCAGCACCATTGAAGGCGAGGCGTATTTTCGCCTGATGCGGCCCATGATGACGGTGGAGGGGTGCCTGAAGTGTCACGCGCATCAGGGTTATGTTGTTGGTCAGGTGCGCGGTGGCGTCAGTATCTCGGTGCCGCTGGCGCCTTACTATGCGCTGGAAAGCAATACCATTACCTACCTGATCCTGACCCATGGGCTCATATTTCTGGTTGGCCTTGTGGGGCTTTTCGTTGCCTTTCAGATGCTGGTGCGCTGGATTGAGCGCAACCATGAACAGCGCGAGAAACTCCATGACACGCTGGAGCGACAGGCCAGCATCATCAGTGAGGCGGTCCAGACGACTCGTCAGCAGGAGCAGGTCATTGCCGATCAGAACCGTCAGCAGGCCATGAATCGCCTGCTGGTTGACCTGGCGCACCACTGGCGGCAGCCGTTGAATGTGGCGGCAATGTGCATGCAGGAGCTGGAAGAGCTGGAGCAGATGGGTTTACTGACGAAGGAAGTCATGTCAGAGCGCATTGAACAGGCTCTTGCGGAGATATTCCGTCTTTCCGAGACCATTACCCAGTTTACGGACTTCTATGGATCGCAGCAAAGCTCACGGGAGGACTATGGACTGCGCTCCCTGTGTGAGCAGGCATTCAAGCTGGCCTCTTCAGGGCGCGCGCCGTTGCCGGAGCTGCGTTGTCACATTGATCCCGACCTGCATGTCAATGTGTACCGCAAGGATGTGGTGGAAATCTTCATCGTCCTCTTCAGAAATATTCTGGATGCCATGCAGCAGCGTGGTTTGAGTGAGGTGCATGTGCTGGTGCGGGCCGAGCTCGACCCTGCTTCCGGCAACCTGAGCGTCAGCGTGGCTGATAACGCTGGGGGTATAGACAACGAACTGCTGCCCCGCATATTTGAGCCGTATGTCACCACTGCTTTCAAGTCCCGCCATAAAGGGATGGGATTGTATCTGTGCCGGCGGATTGTTGAAGACCGGTACAGTGGTGATATGGGTGTTGAGAACAGCGATCAGGGAGCCTGCTTCCATTTTACCCTGAAACACGTGCAGGTGTGGGGAACTGGCTCCTGA
- a CDS encoding efflux RND transporter permease subunit — MFELIQRKRLGVLFIAFAIVISGITSYIKLPKESIPDITIPVVNIVVTHTGVDALGMEKNVTQKIENSVRSVSGIKRMTSTSSEGLSSISIEFMTHVNIRTALQDVKDKVDQIQSELPADADTPIVSEINLSEFPIMFLNLSGNDQGLLEYLADMLDDELSAIPGVLGIDIYGKRDLEIFVSLDLDRIEALGVDPIQVGQQILRESITVNNGKLYVDGNVFHVKTDGEFNSPDPILNLKIPTSAGFTYLRDLGTVDFVEKEDRTLSRLDGKPSVSLSIKKQAGSNLLGIAAQVYAIVDYFNEHRPDGVEEIAITGDQAVEIQMMLEDLENSVLTALLAVFLVTCFILGGRNTVIVSLVIPFSMLCAFAILSAMNVTLNMIVLFSLILALGMLVDNAIVVVENIYRLSTTMPLSHAVIRGVREVAVPITTSTLTTLCAFIPLLFWDGVIGDFMKYLPITLIITLSASLATAIILTPIISRIFLHPHKRVFRKPPLLKVYEKSLLWSLHHRKTVITTAFGLFVATLFLYGTFNTGMELFPAVETRNAVIKLDMSKNTDRDTTDQAVRTIEGIVEGFADVESYVSTVFQGRAQINIQFYEQELRTQSSFKTIDDIRDALPAFAMGTTEVLARQDSPTSAYDLTIEITGDDYGPMEQVFEQLVSRMERDERIVEIQDNYDKENFYLRVLPDRDMLYHHGLTTRDVSSAIDLFFKRQKVITIYDDRNEEFDIVLGVQPEYSSIPRMLAHTIPNPQGQQVALGELIAIEYSNMLYQVNRKNNQRAITIESQVRDGINAFTVQQDLDAFIRTLELPAGVYVNFAGQAEDQQETMEFLVWAFFTALFLIFTVLIFQFHSFMIPLIIGMTVIFSIMGVLLGLLIMGMPFGIVMVGIGVVSLAGIVVNNAIVLFDYILRRYEKTGDMYKSIVNAGKIRLRPVLLTATTTMMGLMPMFFAISINFTGLSIAHGTESSQWWQSMSVTIVFGLMVSTVLTLIVVPTMFYHHHLMKTAALQWIQQKRQQRQSALPMATPTPRSLRKWYNRRK, encoded by the coding sequence ATGTTCGAGCTTATTCAGCGCAAGCGCCTCGGGGTGCTGTTTATTGCCTTCGCCATTGTCATTTCCGGCATCACCAGCTACATCAAGCTCCCCAAGGAATCCATACCCGACATCACCATCCCCGTGGTCAATATCGTGGTGACCCACACCGGTGTCGACGCCCTGGGCATGGAAAAAAACGTCACCCAGAAGATCGAGAACTCCGTGCGCAGCGTCTCGGGCATCAAGCGCATGACCTCCACCTCATCGGAAGGGCTCAGCTCCATCTCCATCGAATTCATGACCCATGTGAATATCCGCACCGCGCTGCAGGACGTGAAGGACAAGGTCGATCAGATCCAGTCGGAGCTGCCCGCCGATGCCGACACCCCGATCGTCTCGGAGATCAACCTCTCGGAATTCCCCATCATGTTCCTCAACCTCTCGGGCAATGACCAGGGACTTCTCGAATATCTGGCCGATATGCTTGACGACGAACTCTCCGCCATCCCCGGCGTTCTGGGTATCGACATCTACGGCAAGCGCGACCTGGAGATATTCGTTTCCCTTGATCTGGACCGCATTGAAGCCCTGGGAGTAGACCCGATCCAGGTCGGCCAGCAGATTCTGCGCGAAAGCATCACCGTCAACAACGGCAAACTCTACGTGGACGGCAACGTCTTCCATGTCAAGACCGACGGAGAGTTCAACAGCCCCGATCCCATCCTGAATCTGAAAATCCCGACCTCTGCCGGGTTCACCTACCTGCGCGACCTGGGCACCGTGGACTTTGTGGAAAAGGAGGACCGCACCCTCTCACGCCTGGATGGCAAGCCCTCGGTCAGCCTCAGCATCAAGAAGCAGGCCGGCAGCAACCTGCTGGGCATCGCCGCCCAGGTCTACGCCATCGTGGACTACTTTAACGAACACCGCCCCGACGGCGTGGAGGAAATCGCCATCACCGGCGATCAGGCCGTGGAGATCCAGATGATGCTCGAAGACCTGGAAAACAGCGTCCTGACAGCCCTGCTGGCGGTCTTTCTGGTAACCTGCTTCATCCTGGGCGGGCGCAATACGGTGATCGTCTCCCTGGTTATTCCCTTTTCCATGCTCTGCGCCTTTGCCATTCTCAGCGCCATGAATGTCACCCTGAACATGATCGTGCTTTTCAGCCTGATCCTGGCCCTGGGCATGCTGGTAGACAACGCCATTGTCGTGGTGGAAAACATCTATCGCCTCTCCACCACCATGCCCCTGAGCCACGCCGTCATTCGCGGGGTGCGCGAAGTCGCCGTGCCCATCACCACCTCGACCCTGACCACCCTGTGCGCCTTCATCCCCCTGCTCTTCTGGGACGGCGTGATCGGCGACTTCATGAAGTACCTGCCCATCACCCTGATCATTACCCTCAGCGCTTCGCTGGCAACGGCCATCATCCTGACCCCTATTATTTCGCGGATATTTCTGCATCCTCACAAGCGAGTCTTCCGCAAGCCGCCACTGCTCAAAGTGTATGAAAAATCCCTGCTGTGGTCGCTGCACCACCGCAAGACCGTCATCACAACCGCCTTCGGCCTGTTTGTGGCAACCCTCTTCCTCTATGGCACGTTCAATACCGGCATGGAACTCTTCCCCGCCGTTGAAACCCGTAACGCCGTCATAAAACTCGACATGTCCAAGAACACCGACCGCGACACCACCGACCAAGCCGTGCGGACCATTGAAGGCATAGTGGAAGGTTTCGCCGATGTGGAATCCTACGTCTCCACGGTGTTCCAGGGCAGGGCTCAGATAAACATTCAGTTTTATGAGCAGGAGCTGCGCACCCAGAGCAGCTTCAAGACCATCGACGATATCCGTGACGCGCTGCCCGCCTTTGCCATGGGCACCACCGAGGTACTGGCCCGGCAGGACTCCCCCACCTCCGCCTACGACCTCACCATTGAGATAACCGGCGATGACTACGGCCCCATGGAGCAGGTGTTTGAGCAGCTTGTCAGCCGTATGGAGCGCGATGAACGCATTGTGGAAATCCAGGATAACTACGACAAGGAGAACTTCTACCTGCGCGTGCTCCCCGACCGTGACATGCTCTACCACCACGGCTTGACCACCCGCGATGTGTCCAGTGCCATCGACCTCTTTTTCAAGCGCCAGAAGGTCATCACCATCTATGATGACCGCAACGAGGAGTTTGATATCGTCCTGGGAGTGCAACCGGAGTACTCCTCCATTCCCCGCATGCTCGCGCACACCATACCCAATCCCCAGGGACAGCAGGTCGCCCTGGGGGAACTGATTGCCATTGAGTACAGCAACATGCTCTATCAGGTGAACCGCAAGAACAACCAGCGGGCCATCACCATAGAGTCACAGGTACGCGACGGCATCAACGCCTTCACGGTTCAGCAGGATCTCGACGCCTTTATCAGAACGCTGGAGCTGCCTGCCGGTGTTTACGTGAACTTCGCCGGGCAGGCCGAAGACCAGCAGGAAACCATGGAATTTCTCGTCTGGGCCTTCTTCACGGCGCTGTTTCTGATCTTCACTGTGCTGATCTTCCAGTTCCACTCCTTCATGATCCCCCTTATCATCGGCATGACCGTGATATTCAGCATCATGGGCGTGCTGCTGGGCCTGTTGATCATGGGCATGCCTTTTGGCATTGTCATGGTGGGAATCGGAGTGGTGAGTCTGGCGGGCATTGTGGTCAACAACGCCATCGTGCTCTTCGATTATATTCTGCGCCGCTACGAGAAAACCGGCGACATGTACAAAAGTATTGTCAACGCCGGCAAAATCCGCCTGCGTCCCGTACTGCTGACCGCCACGACCACCATGATGGGCCTGATGCCCATGTTCTTCGCCATAAGCATCAATTTCACCGGGCTCAGCATTGCCCACGGCACAGAAAGCTCCCAGTGGTGGCAGTCCATGTCCGTCACCATTGTCTTTGGCCTCATGGTCTCTACCGTGCTGACTCTGATCGTCGTGCCGACGATGTTCTACCACCACCATCTTATGAAGACCGCGGCATTGCAGTGGATTCAGCAGAAGCGTCAGCAAAGGCAATCAGCACTCCCGATGGCAACCCCCACTCCCCGCTCCCTGCGAAAGTGGTATAACCGCAGAAAGTAA
- a CDS encoding MarR family winged helix-turn-helix transcriptional regulator, translating into MSKRDTINKLIMKITEFEKAYKHAVDSRTSKLGVTPSQYKVLKALDEKGPMKHKDVSEITLITKGTLTGVVNRLERAGLVSRTQDAKDSRAQYVALTEKGQTEYARLEKSYRKIIGNIFNPESEEKLKQYITNLNVLVALVRQGETD; encoded by the coding sequence ATGTCAAAACGAGATACCATTAACAAGCTGATAATGAAGATTACTGAATTTGAAAAGGCGTACAAGCACGCCGTGGACTCAAGAACCAGCAAACTGGGCGTGACCCCTTCGCAGTACAAGGTCCTCAAGGCCCTTGATGAAAAAGGCCCCATGAAGCACAAGGATGTCAGTGAGATCACCCTGATCACCAAAGGGACCCTGACGGGTGTCGTCAATCGGCTGGAGCGGGCGGGACTGGTGAGTCGTACCCAGGACGCGAAAGACTCACGGGCCCAGTATGTTGCCCTCACGGAGAAGGGTCAGACGGAATATGCCAGGCTGGAGAAGTCGTATCGCAAAATTATCGGAAACATCTTCAATCCGGAAAGCGAAGAGAAACTGAAGCAGTATATTACGAACCTGAATGTACTGGTGGCGCTGGTCAGACAGGGGGAGACCGACTGA
- the lpxC gene encoding UDP-3-O-acyl-N-acetylglucosamine deacetylase, producing the protein MKTQQQTLFSPVSIYGIGLHSGAQVRMTIYPEKENTGIYFVRTDMAPPVVIPAACEYVVNTQLATTLGRDNVTVSTVEHLMAALYALGIDNARVDIDGPEVPVLDGSSASFILLIKEAGIVKQDSSRREIVINRPFSIVDGDRFIKILPASEYEIDFTIEFDHKLLTSQRASYAINQEIFEREISRSRTFTFKKDVDYLRSIGLAKGGSLDNAVVIDDYKVMNPHGLRYKDEFVRHKILDCVGDLALCGVRLRGKVVAMKSGHELNNRLCRGLVSQYLTEPAHLSLAAIGLP; encoded by the coding sequence ATGAAGACACAGCAACAGACTCTCTTCAGCCCGGTATCCATTTACGGAATAGGCCTGCACAGCGGTGCACAGGTCCGTATGACGATCTACCCGGAAAAGGAGAATACCGGCATATATTTTGTGCGCACAGACATGGCGCCCCCTGTGGTTATTCCCGCCGCCTGTGAGTATGTTGTCAATACCCAGCTCGCGACGACCCTCGGACGTGACAATGTGACGGTCAGCACGGTGGAGCACCTGATGGCTGCCCTGTACGCACTGGGCATCGACAATGCCCGTGTCGATATTGACGGCCCCGAAGTCCCCGTCCTTGACGGCTCTTCGGCTTCTTTCATCCTGCTGATCAAGGAAGCCGGTATTGTGAAACAGGACAGCTCCCGTCGGGAGATCGTCATCAATCGCCCTTTTTCCATTGTGGATGGCGATCGCTTTATCAAGATCCTTCCCGCTTCGGAGTACGAGATCGACTTTACCATTGAGTTTGACCATAAACTGCTGACGTCTCAGCGCGCCAGCTACGCCATCAACCAGGAGATTTTCGAGCGCGAAATCTCCCGCTCGCGAACCTTCACCTTCAAGAAGGATGTGGATTACCTGCGCTCCATTGGCCTGGCCAAAGGCGGCAGTCTCGACAATGCGGTGGTGATAGACGACTACAAGGTCATGAATCCCCATGGTCTGCGCTACAAGGATGAGTTTGTGCGCCACAAGATTCTGGACTGTGTTGGCGACCTGGCCCTGTGTGGTGTGAGACTGCGCGGGAAGGTGGTGGCCATGAAGTCTGGCCACGAACTGAACAACCGTCTGTGTCGCGGGCTGGTCTCCCAGTACCTGACCGAGCCGGCTCACCTTTCCCTGGCGGCTATCGGTCTGCCCTGA
- a CDS encoding META domain-containing protein produces the protein MRHKILRFVPILMAISALAFGCSAPRVIEPPEVQEVQPEPPVHELVFMRCGTLDILIEPVSAHRLILSTSTLTLEMTAVPSASGAKYEAADDGFSSFWSKGETATLVLRNQVYPECRTTEPIHLPYRATGNEPGWRLDITEHQLILSYHYGAGRLSAPKPPAQVQRGAKVRYEVTEKPHSLRVDIEPQICVDTMTGMPSPHRVSLYLDGEELQGCGGDPHHLLQDRQWRVREIGGESVPENLQVTLAFGPERRLQGRAPCNRFAGTYHLSAEGLLIQQVAATKVACPPATMQLEQLFFSLLEGVSRFEMGRDARLTLHSAQGSIIAD, from the coding sequence ATGCGTCACAAGATTCTGCGGTTCGTCCCTATACTCATGGCCATTTCCGCGCTTGCCTTCGGCTGCTCGGCACCCCGCGTCATCGAACCCCCCGAAGTACAGGAAGTGCAGCCAGAACCTCCCGTCCATGAGCTGGTTTTCATGCGCTGCGGTACCCTTGACATCCTGATTGAGCCTGTTTCAGCGCACCGGCTGATCCTGAGCACCAGTACCCTCACCCTGGAAATGACAGCGGTGCCAAGCGCCTCCGGCGCGAAATACGAGGCTGCCGATGATGGTTTCTCTTCCTTCTGGAGCAAGGGAGAGACGGCCACGCTGGTGCTGCGCAACCAGGTGTACCCGGAATGCCGCACCACCGAACCCATACACCTGCCCTACCGGGCAACCGGAAACGAACCCGGCTGGCGCCTGGACATAACCGAGCATCAGCTCATCCTCTCATACCACTACGGGGCTGGCCGCCTGAGCGCGCCAAAACCACCCGCCCAGGTGCAGCGTGGCGCCAAAGTGCGTTACGAGGTCACGGAAAAGCCGCATTCCCTGCGCGTTGACATAGAACCACAGATCTGCGTCGACACCATGACGGGCATGCCCTCTCCCCACAGGGTATCGCTGTATCTCGACGGGGAAGAACTGCAGGGATGCGGTGGCGATCCGCACCATCTCCTGCAGGACAGACAGTGGCGTGTTCGGGAAATTGGAGGCGAAAGCGTGCCTGAGAATCTCCAGGTGACCCTTGCCTTCGGACCTGAGCGCAGACTGCAGGGCAGGGCTCCCTGCAACCGCTTTGCCGGCACCTACCATCTCAGTGCCGAGGGCCTGCTGATCCAGCAGGTCGCCGCGACAAAGGTCGCCTGTCCACCAGCCACCATGCAGCTGGAGCAGCTCTTCTTCTCTTTGCTGGAAGGAGTCTCCCGCTTTGAAATGGGCAGGGACGCACGGTTGACACTGCACTCCGCCCAGGGGAGCATCATAGCCGACTAA
- a CDS encoding SDR family oxidoreductase: MNPVALVTGAAQSIGRVIVEHLCREGWHVAALDADSPAIESARHTWSAGNDSIHWICADVSREAEVSQAIEEVRERWQRLDGVVNNAAISSAHSGPPETLSLEQWRRVLEVNLTGTFLVSRCALPLLRSSRGAVVNIASTRALQSEPFSEAYAASKGGVLSLTHALAASTAGEVRVNAISPGWIDTGPWLPAERRQPLWENPSDHQWHWSGRIGLPQDIASMTAYLLSSAAQFITGQNFTIDGGVSRRMTYPPSP; encoded by the coding sequence ATGAATCCCGTTGCACTGGTTACCGGGGCCGCCCAGTCCATCGGCCGGGTCATTGTCGAACACCTCTGCCGTGAAGGCTGGCACGTGGCAGCTCTGGACGCAGATTCTCCGGCCATAGAGTCGGCCCGCCACACATGGTCAGCGGGCAATGACAGCATCCACTGGATCTGCGCTGATGTCTCCAGAGAGGCGGAAGTGTCGCAGGCTATTGAGGAGGTGCGTGAACGCTGGCAGCGCCTTGATGGCGTCGTCAATAATGCTGCCATCAGCAGCGCGCACTCCGGGCCACCGGAGACACTGTCCCTGGAACAGTGGCGACGTGTGCTTGAGGTCAACCTCACGGGAACCTTTCTGGTCAGCCGATGTGCGCTGCCCCTGTTGCGAAGTTCCAGGGGAGCCGTAGTCAACATTGCCTCTACACGGGCCCTGCAGTCAGAACCCTTCAGCGAAGCCTATGCCGCCAGTAAAGGCGGTGTCCTGAGCCTTACCCACGCGCTGGCGGCTTCAACGGCAGGAGAAGTTCGCGTCAACGCCATCAGCCCCGGCTGGATAGATACCGGCCCCTGGCTCCCGGCGGAGCGCCGGCAGCCCCTGTGGGAAAACCCGTCCGACCACCAGTGGCACTGGTCGGGGAGAATCGGCTTGCCACAGGATATCGCATCCATGACAGCCTATCTCCTGTCATCCGCAGCCCAGTTCATTACTGGACAGAACTTCACCATAGACGGCGGCGTTTCGCGCAGGATGACCTATCCTCCGAGCCCCTGA
- a CDS encoding putative metalloprotease CJM1_0395 family protein, translating into MEISSIGTDPWMVSSSFSRSQGSELHKGHGQVEAQSRRQQQPDELDTREERQVQELRKRDQEVRAHEQAHAAVGGPYVTSGISYDFVVGSDGQRYAVGGEVSIDTSPVAGDPEATILKMEVVRRAALAPAEPSPQDVKVAAQASAAEREARQELVRLERERERETDAPAGAFSGFHIDILA; encoded by the coding sequence ATGGAAATATCCAGCATCGGTACAGACCCGTGGATGGTGTCTTCCTCCTTCTCTCGTTCCCAGGGCTCAGAGCTTCACAAAGGCCATGGCCAGGTTGAGGCGCAGAGCCGCAGACAACAGCAGCCGGACGAGCTGGATACCCGTGAAGAGCGCCAGGTTCAGGAGCTCAGAAAGCGGGACCAGGAAGTCCGGGCCCACGAGCAGGCTCACGCGGCCGTGGGTGGCCCCTATGTTACCAGTGGCATCAGCTATGACTTTGTGGTTGGCTCCGATGGACAGCGCTATGCGGTGGGTGGTGAGGTGTCCATTGACACGTCGCCGGTCGCGGGAGATCCAGAGGCCACTATCCTCAAGATGGAGGTGGTGCGACGGGCTGCTCTGGCCCCGGCGGAACCATCTCCCCAGGATGTGAAGGTGGCTGCGCAGGCCTCCGCTGCCGAGCGTGAAGCACGTCAGGAGCTTGTGCGCCTTGAGCGGGAGAGGGAAAGGGAAACCGACGCGCCGGCGGGCGCTTTCTCCGGTTTTCACATTGATATTCTGGCGTGA
- the mltF gene encoding membrane-bound lytic murein transglycosylase MltF, translating into MTAPGSIRNELLLFALLITLLFAGGVIRFTEWLSQGPSQLELIREQGELVILTLQPVVQYAFEEPDLIEYDLAREFASFLGIPVRFDQRGSVDEIVAALEAGEAHLAAAGFTRTPRWEGRFDFSPPFYEVHKQVVCRRGGTRAMSHEDLLGTSLLLSSHTSYKFLLGELRKSHVPTPRWTIEPFSSEEVHLRRIWEQEADCTIAQSHVVAMNRRFFPELTVEFTLPLAFDRVWLLPRGSGDLVEALSAWHGEMVLSSRLQAIIARHYAPVENFDYVDTRRFLHSIEERLPRFRAMFERAGEAYGIDWRLLAAQAYQESHWNPAARSPTGVRGIMMLTLRTASDLGISSRLNAAQSIDGGARYVASLRSRLPESIREPDRTWIAMAAYNVGMGHVYDARTLAGELGYDPDTWAGLRDVLPKLSHPQYYENLSFGRARGSEPVIYVERIRNYYSILVRHLNEMELLLENTATEP; encoded by the coding sequence ATGACTGCGCCTGGCTCCATCCGTAATGAGCTTCTCCTGTTTGCCCTTCTGATAACACTTCTGTTCGCTGGCGGCGTCATCCGCTTTACGGAATGGCTCAGCCAGGGGCCCAGCCAGCTTGAGCTGATCAGGGAACAGGGCGAGCTGGTGATTCTGACCCTGCAGCCCGTGGTTCAGTACGCCTTTGAGGAACCCGATCTCATTGAATACGACCTGGCCCGTGAGTTCGCCAGCTTTCTCGGTATACCGGTGCGCTTTGATCAGCGAGGCTCTGTGGACGAGATTGTCGCGGCCCTTGAGGCCGGGGAGGCCCACCTGGCCGCAGCGGGTTTTACCCGTACCCCACGCTGGGAAGGTCGCTTTGACTTCAGCCCCCCCTTCTATGAAGTGCACAAGCAGGTCGTCTGCCGCCGTGGCGGCACGAGGGCCATGTCTCATGAAGACTTGCTGGGCACGTCCTTGCTGCTCAGCAGCCACACCTCCTATAAGTTTCTCCTCGGCGAACTGCGCAAGTCCCATGTGCCGACTCCGCGCTGGACCATTGAACCGTTTTCCAGCGAAGAAGTCCACTTGCGGCGGATCTGGGAGCAGGAAGCCGACTGCACTATTGCCCAGTCCCATGTGGTGGCCATGAATCGCCGCTTTTTTCCGGAGCTGACTGTGGAGTTCACCCTGCCCCTGGCCTTTGACCGGGTCTGGCTGCTGCCCCGTGGCTCCGGTGATCTGGTGGAAGCCCTGTCCGCCTGGCACGGAGAAATGGTGCTCTCTTCGCGCCTGCAGGCAATTATTGCGCGGCACTATGCTCCTGTGGAAAATTTTGATTACGTCGACACGCGGCGTTTCCTTCACAGTATAGAAGAACGGCTGCCACGCTTTCGCGCCATGTTTGAGCGCGCCGGTGAGGCCTATGGCATTGACTGGCGCCTGCTGGCCGCCCAGGCGTATCAGGAATCCCACTGGAATCCGGCTGCCCGCAGCCCCACCGGGGTGCGGGGAATAATGATGCTGACCCTGCGTACGGCCAGCGACCTGGGAATATCCAGCCGTCTGAATGCGGCCCAGAGCATTGACGGCGGTGCCCGTTATGTGGCCAGCCTGCGCAGCCGCCTGCCCGAAAGTATCCGTGAACCTGACCGAACCTGGATAGCCATGGCGGCGTATAATGTTGGCATGGGGCATGTCTATGATGCCCGAACCCTGGCCGGTGAGCTGGGGTACGATCCTGACACCTGGGCCGGGCTCAGGGACGTGCTGCCGAAACTCTCTCATCCCCAGTACTACGAAAACCTCTCCTTTGGTCGCGCCAGGGGCAGCGAGCCCGTAATCTATGTGGAGCGCATTCGCAACTACTACTCCATACTGGTGCGACACCTGAACGAAATGGAGTTGCTGCTGGAAAACACAGCAACTGAACCCTGA